One window of the Actinomyces wuliandei genome contains the following:
- a CDS encoding exonuclease domain-containing protein, whose product MRTDHENHSRASRSHRAGSWIDGPLLGLDTETTGVDPTRDRLVTAALVWREARETGQARHQRVRTWLADPGTAIPESATAVHGITTEQARSSGNPPDQVLRELTAELVTALRAGTPVVVFNASFDLTLLDHELVRHHLPTLGEQLGHPPAPMVDPLVMDRAADRFRRGKRRLSDLCEVYGVTPDTTLHTAEVDVAATLDVLEAMVQAHPALARLEADELVAWQVREHRRWAESFNAWLARTNPSRQPVPLQWPVPEPPAAQASARPV is encoded by the coding sequence GTGCGCACCGACCACGAGAACCACAGCCGCGCGAGCCGCAGCCACCGGGCCGGCTCGTGGATCGACGGCCCACTGCTGGGCCTCGACACCGAGACCACGGGCGTGGACCCAACCCGGGACCGCCTGGTCACCGCCGCCCTCGTGTGGCGCGAGGCGCGCGAGACCGGCCAGGCGCGCCACCAGCGGGTGCGCACCTGGCTGGCCGACCCCGGGACCGCCATCCCCGAGTCGGCCACCGCCGTCCACGGGATCACCACCGAGCAGGCCCGCAGCTCTGGCAACCCCCCAGACCAGGTCCTGCGCGAGCTCACCGCCGAGCTGGTCACGGCCCTGCGGGCCGGGACCCCCGTCGTGGTCTTCAACGCCTCCTTCGACCTCACCCTCCTGGACCACGAGCTGGTCCGCCACCACCTGCCCACCCTGGGGGAGCAGCTGGGGCACCCCCCGGCACCCATGGTGGACCCCCTGGTCATGGACCGGGCCGCTGACCGCTTCCGCCGCGGCAAGCGCCGCCTGAGCGACCTGTGCGAGGTCTACGGCGTCACCCCTGACACCACCCTGCACACCGCAGAGGTGGACGTCGCCGCCACGCTCGACGTCCTAGAGGCCATGGTCCAGGCCCACCCCGCCCTGGCGCGCCTGGAGGCTGACGAGCTGGTCGCCTGGCAGGTCCGGGAGCACCGCCGCTGGGCGGAGTCCTTCAACGCGTGGCTGGCCCGCACGAACCCCTCCAGGCAGCCGGTCCCCCTGCAGTGGCCGGTCCCCGAGCCGCCTGCGGCTCAGGCGTCCGCGCGACCGGTGTAG
- a CDS encoding WhiB family transcriptional regulator yields MHDSSRLPGPISALWEWQYRGACLGMDSAVFFHPDGERGSSRRKRDDGAKAICQRCPVINECREHALRTHEPYGVWGGMSEDERRSYHEHEARRLVSTSA; encoded by the coding sequence ATGCACGACTCCTCACGCTTACCCGGACCAATCTCGGCACTGTGGGAGTGGCAGTACCGAGGAGCCTGCCTGGGCATGGACTCAGCGGTGTTCTTTCACCCCGACGGAGAGAGGGGCAGCTCGCGCCGCAAGCGGGACGACGGCGCCAAGGCGATCTGTCAACGCTGCCCCGTCATCAACGAGTGCCGCGAGCACGCCCTGCGCACCCATGAGCCCTACGGGGTGTGGGGCGGCATGAGCGAGGACGAACGCCGCTCCTACCACGAGCACGAGGCCCGCCGCCTGGTCAGCACCTCCGCCTGA
- the guaB gene encoding IMP dehydrogenase — protein MSDSITSPDVYAPTGLTYDDVLLLPRLTDVVPSEVDTTSRLTRRISLATPLVSAAMDTVTESAMAIAMARQGGVGVLHRNLPVEEQAEQVRRVKRSESGMVTDPVTVGPGATIAELDRLCGRYKVSGLPVVEEDGSLLGIITNRDLRFVPTDQWSVLTVRDCMTPRERLVTGPTGISREAAKALLAEHRVEKLPVIDPDGRLTGLITVKDFVKTEQYPQATKDDAGRLVVGAAVGYWGDTWQRATALAEAGVDILVVDTANGGARLALEMITRLKSDPAFSGIEVVGGNVATREGAQALIDAGVDAVKVGVGPGSICTTRVVAGVGVPQVTAVYEAARACAPAGVPLIADGGLQYSGDIAKALVAGADTVMLGSLLAGCTESPGDLVFVNGKQWKRYRGMGSLGAMSSRGRTSYSKDRYFQADVSGDDKLIPEGVEGQVPFSGSLADVVYQLVGGLHQSMFYVGARSVAELKERGQFVRITSAGLKESHPHDVKMTVEAPNYTGRADA, from the coding sequence GTGAGCGACTCGATCACCAGCCCTGACGTCTACGCCCCCACCGGACTGACTTATGACGACGTGCTCCTGCTGCCGCGCCTGACGGACGTCGTCCCCTCCGAGGTCGACACCACCTCGCGCCTGACCCGCAGGATCTCCCTGGCCACGCCGCTGGTCTCCGCCGCGATGGACACTGTCACGGAGTCGGCCATGGCCATCGCCATGGCCCGGCAGGGCGGTGTCGGCGTCCTGCACCGCAACCTGCCCGTCGAGGAGCAGGCCGAGCAGGTCAGGCGCGTCAAGCGCTCCGAGTCCGGCATGGTGACCGACCCGGTCACGGTCGGGCCCGGGGCCACCATCGCCGAGCTGGACCGGCTGTGCGGCCGCTACAAGGTCTCCGGGCTGCCCGTGGTGGAGGAGGACGGCAGCCTCCTGGGCATTATCACCAACCGGGACCTGCGCTTCGTCCCCACCGACCAGTGGTCGGTCCTGACGGTGCGTGACTGCATGACCCCGCGAGAGCGCCTGGTGACCGGCCCGACGGGCATCTCCCGAGAGGCGGCCAAGGCCCTCCTGGCTGAGCACCGTGTCGAGAAGCTGCCCGTCATCGACCCGGACGGGCGGCTGACCGGGCTGATCACCGTCAAGGACTTCGTCAAGACCGAGCAGTACCCCCAGGCCACCAAGGACGACGCCGGGCGCCTGGTGGTGGGTGCCGCAGTGGGCTACTGGGGCGACACCTGGCAGCGCGCGACCGCCCTGGCGGAGGCCGGGGTGGACATCCTGGTGGTGGACACGGCCAACGGGGGAGCCCGGCTGGCGCTGGAGATGATCACTCGGCTCAAGTCCGACCCCGCCTTCAGCGGCATTGAGGTCGTCGGCGGCAACGTGGCCACGCGGGAGGGCGCCCAGGCCCTCATCGACGCGGGCGTGGACGCGGTCAAGGTGGGTGTGGGGCCGGGGTCGATCTGCACCACCCGCGTGGTCGCGGGGGTGGGGGTGCCCCAGGTGACGGCCGTCTACGAGGCCGCACGTGCCTGCGCGCCCGCCGGGGTGCCGCTGATCGCCGACGGCGGCCTGCAGTACTCCGGTGACATCGCCAAGGCGCTGGTGGCCGGGGCGGACACGGTCATGCTGGGGTCCCTGCTGGCAGGATGCACCGAGTCCCCCGGGGACCTGGTCTTCGTCAACGGCAAGCAGTGGAAGCGCTACCGGGGCATGGGCTCGCTGGGGGCCATGAGCTCGCGCGGGCGCACCTCTTACTCCAAGGACCGCTACTTCCAGGCGGACGTCTCCGGTGACGACAAGCTCATCCCCGAGGGCGTGGAGGGGCAGGTCCCCTTCTCCGGCTCCCTGGCGGACGTGGTCTACCAGCTGGTCGGCGGCCTGCACCAGTCCATGTTCTACGTCGGGGCGCGCAGCGTGGCCGAGCTCAAGGAGCGGGGCCAGTTCGTGCGTATCACCAGCGCGGGGCTCAAGGAGTCCCACCCCCACGACGTCAAGATGACCGTGGAGGCCCCCAACTACACCGGTCGCGCGGACGCCTGA
- the groES gene encoding co-chaperone GroES: MSISIKPLEDRIVVQTLEAEETTASGLVIPDTAKEKPQEGKVVAVGPGRVDDSGNRVPVDVAQGDVVIYSKYGGTEVTYEGEDYLILSARDVLAIVTR, encoded by the coding sequence ATGTCGATCTCCATCAAGCCGCTCGAGGACCGTATCGTCGTCCAGACCCTCGAGGCTGAGGAGACCACCGCATCCGGTCTGGTCATTCCTGACACCGCCAAGGAGAAGCCGCAGGAGGGCAAGGTCGTGGCCGTGGGCCCCGGCCGTGTCGACGACTCCGGCAACCGTGTCCCGGTCGACGTCGCCCAGGGTGACGTCGTCATCTACTCCAAGTACGGAGGCACCGAGGTCACCTACGAGGGCGAGGACTACCTCATCCTCTCCGCCCGTGACGTCCTCGCCATCGTCACCAGGTGA